Proteins from a single region of Nitrospira sp.:
- a CDS encoding aspartate 1-decarboxylase, translating to MFRQMLRSKIHRATVTGAHLEYEGSLTVDEELLEAAGILPYEAVVCSNLNNGERFMTYAITGKRGGGEIILNGPTARKGATGDQIIIFCYEYYSEEEIKRHAPKIVRVDGKNRIVEAAAKHP from the coding sequence ATGTTTCGACAGATGCTGCGATCAAAAATTCACCGTGCGACCGTGACCGGCGCACACCTGGAGTACGAGGGGAGCTTGACGGTCGATGAGGAGCTGCTCGAGGCGGCCGGCATTCTTCCGTATGAGGCCGTCGTCTGTTCGAACCTGAATAACGGCGAACGGTTTATGACCTACGCAATCACCGGAAAGCGGGGCGGCGGAGAAATCATCTTGAACGGGCCGACGGCGCGGAAGGGCGCGACGGGCGATCAGATCATTATCTTCTGTTACGAATACTACAGCGAAGAAGAGATCAAACGGCACGCGCCGAAGATCGTGCGCGTGGATGGAAAGAACCGCATCGTTGAGGCGGCGGCCAAGCACCCATGA
- the gatC gene encoding Asp-tRNA(Asn)/Glu-tRNA(Gln) amidotransferase subunit GatC gives MEITKQEVEKVAKLARLQVTESEVAVFAKQLSQILTHVETLKKYNTDGVQPTATVLGQVNVFRDDVVRPSLSVEQALANAPEREADGFCVPKIID, from the coding sequence GTGGAAATTACCAAACAGGAAGTTGAGAAGGTGGCGAAGCTGGCGCGGCTCCAGGTGACTGAGAGCGAGGTGGCCGTGTTTGCCAAACAGTTGAGCCAGATTCTGACGCATGTTGAGACGCTCAAGAAATACAATACGGACGGGGTTCAGCCGACGGCGACGGTACTGGGCCAGGTGAACGTGTTTCGCGACGATGTGGTGCGGCCGTCGTTGTCGGTCGAGCAAGCGCTTGCCAATGCCCCGGAGCGTGAAGCGGACGGATTCTGCGTGCCGAAGATTATTGATTAA